The genomic DNA GTGGCTTATTCCAGTTTAGGAACCAGTGACAAAGGGAATTGCTTGCCACACCAATAATTGTGGCGCCCGCTTGCACATCCACTGCTACGCGGTAGTAGTTCGTGCTGCGCGCGACAGAGGCGTTCAGTGTCCAACGTGCGGAAGTAGTTGGGAAGATGAAAGTGTCCGAAAAATCGGGGAGGAAGCGGTTAAAGGTAATCAAACGCATCGGCGGGCAGCTAGAGGTAATGAAGAAGAGCCCGAAGAGGAGGATCTCGAGGAAGAAATGGAAGACGCAATGCAGGGAGCTGAATCGGAGGATGACATGGCTGTTGATGAGTCCACTCAAAATTCCTCAGTAAAGAACAAGAAAGGAAAAGGGTGAGTAACTTTGGTCACAGTGGACCCGTTATTTACTTCGACTCAGGCGGGCTCTGGCTACCCAACAGAGCGAGGCGGGACCATCACAGGCGAAGCGCAGCTCGCGTCGCAACTAAGACAACTTAATTAAGTTATTGATCTGTATGCCCACCATGTACATAATAGAATTTATACAAAACTTTAATTAATTAGGGGTATCTTAGCTATATTCCACTCAGATTTGACTTGAATGATTGCAGGGCGGGGTTTATTTGGTGATTTCACGTGATCGTTATTGGGACCCAGCCAGACCCCAGCGTTAAACTCGGCACCCATCATGGACTTTGACGGGACAAAGCGAAAGCAAACAATATATGTCGGAGGCCTACACGAAGACTCCAATGAAGCAGAACTGATGGAGATATTCTCGGCTTTCGGTGAGCCTGTTCGCGTATCAGTCACTTAAACATGCTCGCTGGCAGATTCGAGCCAACTGACTGCTCGTTAACTTTAGGTGATATACTTGACATACAAATTCCGCCAGCTCCAACCATACATAGAGATCAGCCTCGTAGGTTCGAAAAGGAAGTTGGTGACTATAACTTATTGTTTTTCTGATAGCCACGGGCCACCGTGGGTTTGCGTTTGTGACGTTCTCCTCACCTGCGGATGCGCAAGACGCGATAGACAACATGGACCTCAAGTGAGCGACACGTTTTTGTTCCGAATCTAACTAATTGCACGCCCAAAAGCGTTGTCCACGGCAAAGTGGTTAAAGTTAATCTTGCTAAAGCCATGAAGGTAGAGGCGAACCCGAATCGTGCCGGTGAGTCTATAGGCTACAACATAACTCACTATCCTTTTGAAACTAATTTACAAAACAAAATAGTGTGGGAGTCCGAGGAATGGCTCAAGGAACATGCAAAACCACTGGACGAAAGCAGCGGACAAGGCGTACGCGCTTCCACACGGGAGGACGCAATGGaagaataaaaaaaaaacatgcCAGGTCCAAGCCTACCAAATCTATGGGTCTCCAAGGAGATAGAACTACTGGTGTGCTACGAAGGACCTTACGGAGCTGCTCGATCGTCTTTTTCACTGAATTGAGCACGAGCGCGCTTGATATCTTCCTGCATAAATAATAGCTCTTC from Rhizoctonia solani chromosome 16, complete sequence includes the following:
- a CDS encoding RNA recognition motif protein encodes the protein MDFDGTKRKQTIYVGGLHEDSNEAELMEIFSAFGDILDIQIPPAPTIHRDQPPTGHRGFAFVTFSSPADAQDAIDNMDLNVVHGKVVKVNLAKAMKVEANPNRAVWESEEWLKEHAKPLDESSGQGVRASTREDAMEE
- a CDS encoding nse1 non-SMC component of SMC5-6 complex domain-containing protein; this translates as MLATEYNATEIQYFKLIVEQIMLADNEVFSIPATAALREVSQLQGKGITKAEASMALLELQTYLRDAYPDEYTECTTCLEPVTKGIACHTNNCGARLHIHCYAVVVRAARDRGVQCPTCGSSWEDESVRKIGEEAVKGNQTHRRAARGNEEEPEEEDLEEEMEDAMQGAESEDDMAVDESTQNSSVKNKKGKGRALATQQSEAGPSQAKRSSRRN